TATTTCTGAATCCTGGCGTCTGGCAGCACATGTGTTTGGTAATCCGAGTCCTGTGCGGCCCGGAGTGGTAGTGGCTCCTGCTTGATGGGCTGCTGTAGCTTCCAGGGCGCGGAGGAGCTCATCAGCGGCTTCTGTGCCCTCATCATCTGCTGATCTGGAGTGGGGACCCTGCAGGGTTGTGTGTGAGGGTGGCAGACATGGGCCCGCATTCTCCCGGACTGCAGGTTTCCTTCCCCTGGGCGGCCTCAGCTGGTGGGCCTGCAGTCGCCACTGTGCATTGGGGAAAGAGCCAGGCTCACCCCATCTGGAGGCAGCCTCCAGCTCAGGGAGGCAGGCACTTGAGCTGAGGCCTCCTGGCCGGGGTGGACCACTATATACCCACCACACTCACCCCGGCGGCTTGGCCACCCGAAGTTCCCATGCGGGGTGGTGGGATTGGCTCCCCTCTTGTCCATCTGTCCTGACAGGATTTGCCAAAAGCCATGTGCAGCAGCCCTGTGTGAAGGAGGTTCTGTCCTGGCCCTCTGGGGAAAGGGCAGCTCAGAGCCCAGGGCTGTTCTCTTTTCTGCTCTGCAACCAGAGTCATCCCAAAGAAGGGATGTGATTGGGTAGCATGACCTGCAGGTGGCTTTGCAGACAGGGAGGAGCAGTCCTGGGATGTCCTCTGGCCCCCAGGACCCTCTAGAGACCAGACCTCACCTAGCAGGAGCAGGAGGTCCCCAGCAGCCCCAAGCAGCCCAGCATGTGGTGAAGCCTGTCCTCCAGGCTGCAGGAGTGGCCCGCAGGGGTTGAGGTGCCCCAGCCTCTCTGATGCCCAGTGTGGCTTCCAGGCTCAGGAACACCAGTTTTGAGGCCACCCCGGCTCAGCCCCTTGCTGAGGGGGCATTTCTTTTGGAAGGAGTGGGGTttagtttttattgttcttttgttttaatgagcATTTCAAACACAGAAGGGAGGGCATTGCTCACTCCAGCAGACCCTGCCCGTCCTCCAGGTGTCACCCCTCCTTTCAGATACCACAGTGAGTCTCCCTGAAAGATGAGAGCTCACGCATCACGTCACTTTACAAACCCACAGTACCTCGGTGCTGCAGGTCCTGTGCCCTTAGACACCCAGAGCTCAGGGAGTGTGGGTTTGAAGGGAGTCGCCTCTGGCAGTGCCAGGCCCTTCACGCAGGATCGCCAGGCTGTGGCCAGATAAAATGTGCCAGCTGCTGTTGCCTTCAGGGTGCTCCTAAGCCACACCTTGCCCACTCGGGTGGCGTGGGGGTGCCACTCTGACCTGCATCTCCTGTGTTTTGACTTTCAGGCCACCACATCCACCAACTGGATCCTGGAGTCCCAGAATATCAACGAACTCAAGTCGGAAATTAACTCCTTAAAAGGGCTTCTTTTAAACCGGTAGGAGAGAAGGCTCGGGTTCCACCTTATCTAGGTCCCTGCTTGGGACAGCAAGCAGGAGAGAGCTCCTGGGCTGGCCTCGAGCGGTGGGGAGCTCAGGGCTCCCCCAGGGCTCCCCCAGGGCTCCCCAGGCAGCTTCTGACTGAGCTGTGGGATTCTGGCACTGAGTGCGGAGACCTGGGAGCTTCTGCTTCCCTCCCCAGAGCCCTTCTCCCTCCAGGCTGACCGTCGGCGGCGGCACCCACAAAGGTTTTGAAATAGCAGCGGCTCTCTGGACCTCTCAGGCGAGGAGCAGTGGGCATTCCCGCTCGGTTCCTCCTGAAGCAGGGGCTCCTAGAGGCAGGCTACCCCTCCCCCTTCCTGAGCCCAGACAACCTCAGTGACAGCTTTGCCCAGAGGAAGTCCCAGTGAGGGCCGCTTAGTTCGAGGAGCTCTCCACGAGCAGAACAGTCCTCGCCTCCCTCCACCTTCCCTGGTATCCCTCTGCTGTCCCTCCACAGGGCAGCCCTGATGGTAAGGTGACCAGCTTTTCCTGGTTTGCCCAGGCCTGACCTGATCTTAAAGCTGGAAGTCCAGTGTCCCAGGAGCCTCTTTGTCCTGGGAAACCAGGAAGCGTGGTCATCCCACACGAGCGGCACCCTGGCAGCCCTTATCTGGATGCTGTCCTTCCTCCGCTGGACTTGGGGCTCAGTGGCGCCCAGTGTGGGACCTTCATAGGGATCAGGGATGGAGGGTGTAGGGATTGGGTAGCCAGAGACCTCATTTTCAAACACGCCCGCCCTGTGCTCCCTGAGGAAGAGAACATGTCCTCAGAACAGGTGAGGGGCCGGGGCCCGGGGCCGAGGGTGATTAGTAGAAGAGATCTTTCCTGACCTTGGTGGTGGAGAGACCAGGCAGTTGGGGAACTCTGAGCAGGTGGAGTTCCTCGCTGGCTTTGTGCCGCTGAGGCTAGTGAAGGCTGGGGTGTGCGTCCCCTGAGGTGGAGGCTGTTTCTGCAGCTAGTGCTGGCTGCCCAGAGTGGGAACCGGGCTTTGTCCCCTGGGTCCATACAGGGATGGGTCTGCAAGTCACAGAACTTCACTTCCAAGCAGTTGCCAAGCAGGCCTGGCCTCCCGGGTCCCCCCTGGAATGGGCTTTAGTCTGGGCTGGCTGCTGGCCCAGGGCCTAGAAGGGAACTTGGAAGCAGAAAGGGAAACCTGTCTGTTCCCTGTCGCTTGGGCTCAGAGGCTTTCTACCAACATGCACCAAGTTACCTCTTAATGCTGATGTCTGAGCCTCGGCCAGTGGCCACCTTCTGCCCAGGCCATAGACAAGTTAGTGTTGAGGTCCGTGTGTCCCGAGCCCTGATCCGAGCCCTTGAAGCCCGGCTTCCTTCCTTTGCTGCCCCTGGGGTGGAGGCAGGGCAATGCTGGGTCAGGAGCTCGACAGCCTCACTCTAGGCAGGGGAGGCCCCAGAGCCCCCAGTGCGGCCGGGCATCCTGTGGGGCTCTGGCACCCTTCTTAGCTGATGCAGCCTCCGTTGGGCCAAGAGGTTTGTTCTCTGGTCCCCTGCTGGGTATCCCTGGGGGCACTGTTCCCATCATGGCTCTCGGGGGTCAGTGAAGGAGGGGCTGTGATGGGGAGCCCAGCTGGGGTCACCAACCTTGGCCTGgccccctgctctcccctgccAGGAGACAGTTCCCGCCATCCCCGTCAGCCCCGAAGATCCCCTCCTGGCAGATTCCAGTCAAATCGCCGTCACCCTCCAGCCCTGCAGCCGTGAACCACCACAGCAGCAGTGACATCTCGCCAGTCAGCAACGAGTCCACGTCCCCCTCGCCTGGGAAGGAGAGCCACAGTCCTGAGGGCTCCACGGCCACCTACCACCTGCTAGGCCCCCCGGAGGAAGGCGAGGGTGTGGTGGACGTGAAGGGCCAGGTGAGGATGGAGGTGCAGGgcgaggaggagaagagggaggacaaggaggatgaggaggacgaggaggacgACGATGTGAGCCACGTGGATGAGGAGGACGTCCTGGGAGTGCAGAGGGAGGACCGCAGAGGTGGGGACGGGCAGATCAACGAGCAGGTGGAGAAGCTGCGGCGGCCCGAGGGTGCCAGCAACGAGAATGAACGGGACTAGGGCCTCTCCCAGGGACACCGTCCAGctgtgggctctgggctctgggctctggctctgggcAGGGATGGCCTCAAGCCAAGGTCTGGGCAGAGGTGTGCTTGGCTGCAGAGCGTGAGGCTCACGTTTCTGTCCACATCTGCGTTTCACCTGAGCAGCATCCCAGGCCCAGCCCACACCCCACTCAGCCCAGCCCAAGCAGGTGGCTTTGCCTTCCTCACAGCCAGGCCGAGGACACCAAGCCTCGGAGCCCCAGCCCCCGGAAGTGTCTCCTCGGGGTGCTGGCCGGACTGAGCTGACACCGTGCATGGCAAGAGCTCGTGTGGTTACCTGCCTTCTCCCGGTGGGGAGGAGCCACAGTCCCCTTGGTCTCTGCTGTCCCTGCTCTGTCCTCTAGGCCTGGCCCATGGCTCACTCTTCGAGCTGTTTCCAGAAGCCAGAGCCCTGGACCCATTCCCCCTCAGCAACAGCCTGCCACGGCCAGCCTCCCCACAGCTGGGCCCTGCCTGACAGGTGGGCAcctgtccccaccccagccctcacgCCCTGGCATAATCTCCAACAAATGAAATCACACTGCGCTTCAGACCGTCCTCGCCGGCTGTGTCGTGGTTCAGCTGATCCCGTGGGGAGACGTGATTTTCGCTCCACGGCAGGGCCAGGCGGCAGAGCCTTCCTGACCAACAGCCATGTCTGTCCTTCCCACCAAGGAACATGTTCATTTGTGTGATCATGTATAGATTTCAGGATATAAGATATGATTGTATATAATTGTAATAAATACGAGTTGCCACTATTTAACTCCTGCCTGTGGCTCCCTGTCTGCTGAGGGCCCTTCGTGCCCCTGAGGACTACTCGGAAGCACCCCAGCTGAGCCCCAAGAAGGGCCTGAGGGACGTGGGGAGGGCGAGGGGCCTGGGCAGCCTCTGCCCCCCGACCCCGGGGCCTTCCCCAGGGCTGCTCACCCGGAACTGCAGGAGTCCTTCCTGTGCAGGCCGCAGGGGCGACGTCCTGGGAGCCGCAGGGGCGACGTCCTGGGAGCCGCAGGGCCTCCTTGGCTGGGTGCAGACCTGGTGTGAGCGTGGTGAGCTTCTTCCTTAAATGGACGCGCCTTCCCAGGAGCGGGTGTCCTCTGCCTCGTCTCCGcgccctccctgcctccctctaaCCTTCACAGAGCATGGAGCGCGAACCTGAGCCAGCAGCTCCTGCCAAGGGCCGCTCGGCGCTCCTCAAGTCCGCCTGGGCCGGGCCTGGGACTACTGGCACTGCCCTGTCTGGGCCTCCTGTGGACACAGCCCAGAAATGGCACAGGCCCTGGCCACCACTGCAGGTGGCCACAGCGGGGTGCAAGCTCTTCCAGTGGCCTCCCAGTCCCTGGCCAGACTGAGGGACTTGGCCTCAGGGCAGTTTTATTCCAGGAGAGAGAGGTCACAGCCCTGCTGCGGGGCCCACCGAGGCAGCAAGTGGCCCTGCCTGTCTGGCCCCGGGAGGGCAGGCTTGTCCTCTGTCCTCATCACCTCAGGTGACACTCCTCAGGTCTGTTTCCCCAGCCATGTGACCCTTAGGGACCTGCAAAGCCTGGTGAGAGCCATCCCTGCACTTGTCCTCTTGCTTCGTCCCCTGCCTCCTTGCATCCCTGAGAATCTCAGCTCTGGGGTGACCGCCTGCCGGCGAGGGGACCCTGTGTTCTCAGGGACCCAAGGAATCCCAGCCTTGGTGGCCCGGCCGACGGACCTTGGCTGCTCCAGCAGAGGGCAGGGCGTGGCCCCGCCGGGGCAGCTGGTGCCAGGCCTTCCCCCTCTGGCTGCTGTGCTGCTGACCCTCCATGGTGAGGGGGACATGGCTGCTGAGAAGACAGGGCCCCCTTGGGTTTGGCCACCATTTGTCATAGTTGTTGAACTTCCGGGGTCCCTCCTAGTGAGACCAGAGAGCGGGTGTCCAGGGGAGGGTCGAGGCAGGGGAGGCGCTGGCCACCACCAGGACCTCGCGATCCCTCCCCCTCAAGACCTGGGCCCTGAAAGAGGGGTCCTGGGCTTCACCGTTCCCGAGGTGGGGGCGGCAGGGCCACCTCAGGGCACCTACTCCTAGCCCAGGGGTCAGCACAGCAGGACGGAAAGTCCCCAGCTGAAGCAGGGAGGAGAAGGGCTGAAAACCTGGGGCCCCAGGCCTTTGCCCCTCAGGTCCTGAGCGCCGAGTTCTGCTCTTGAGGACAGAGAGTCTGGCATGACTTCAGGGAGAGGAAAACCCCTCCCCAAAACGCACAAGTGCTGCCTAATAAAGGCTGTTGCTGGACCAGGGCGGACGGCCCTGCGGAAAAAAGCctttcattagaaaaataatgcatttcatccaaataaggtaaaaatatttggaatggGGCAGAAGTGAGCAGCAGGCAGCGCCTGTCAGGCCCTCTCTGGAAGGGAGTAGATTATTAAACTCAATTACAACGTCTTTTTATAAAGCGCCGTTAGGAACAGACTAGCCCAGCGCCTGGAGGCCACGGGCCAGCTGTCCTGACCCCCCAACAGGCTCCCCTCCGACTCTGGGGTCTCCCTAGCACTGGGTGACTTGTGGGACTCCCTTGGACAGGGACATTTTTGGGAAGGACAGGGGCCCTCCTTTGGCTTTCGAGACACCTAAAGAGGAGGCCAGGCCGGGAGCATCCCAGGGGCTTGCGCGGGCCTGACCCTCCTGCAGGGAGGCCCCAGGCCAGGCCCAGAGCAGGTAGTCGCCCATGAAAATCTCAGCTCCTGGGGTGACCATCTGCAGCCCGTGTCCCGGGACCTCTTGGGTGGGAAAAGGGGGCGTTCTGAGTTGGGGGAAGGGGCTACCAAATTTGTGTCCCCAAGTGTTGACCTTTTTCCTTTTGCGGAAGTACATGTCTGCTGATGAGGACGGCCAGTGGACAGGGCAGGGAAGGAgagtcccctcccacccctccggTTTTGCTGTGCGGTGTGGTGGGTCTcgtaatttgttttaaaataaaaacagaagctcTCCTCAGAGCTGTGCGCTTGTCCGTCCTGAACAGTGGGCGGACTGGCTGTCCTCGGGGTCCTCACACCCCCGCCCTGCCCCCTCCCAAAGCCCATGCTGGCGCTGTCTGCTTgcagagaagagggagggggCGTGGGGCAGTGCAGAGGTGCCTGTGAGACCCCCTCAGGTGAAGCATCCACCTGGGGCGGCACCAGGCCCTGGCCGCCCCACGGGCCTGACCCTCCTTTCCAACAGGAAGAGCAAAGCCACTCTTCTGTCCCTGCTCAGCGCAGGTGTGTCTTACCCTGGGGCCAGTGGTCTCCTGGCCAAGGAGAGTGTCTAGAAAcagggccaggcccaggcaggagccGCCGGCCTCCGCGGGCACCGCCCCGCGCCTGCCACACCAGGCCACTGCTCTTGACGCTCTTATCGAAATGAGTTTGAAATCTCAGCCAGCGTTTGGGGTGGTTCGACCTGAAGCGGAAGGAGCACCTGTGAGTCCTCCCCCTCCCCGCAGCCTTCATCTCAGTGGCCTGAGCCTTTCTTTCTCCATGGCCAGTGCTGCCAGGAAGGACGTCTTCGCAGTGGCGGATGCTGGGTCCCCTGGTGAACGCCAGTAGCCCCAGCTGGAAATTTCGGCACAAGTTTATGGAGAGTCTTTGGTAGGGAACTGGGGTCTCCCTCCAGGTGTGGGCTGTGGGCCCAGGGGACATCAAGCAGCCAGCGATGGCCACATCAACTGTCCTCTGCCTCCGGCCCTTGCTGGGGGCCTTTGGAGCCACTTCCTGTCTGATCTGTCCCAGAGGGTAGGGCAGTTCCTCCCAGGAAGGATGGCACAGGCCTGGCTTCTCTTTGTTTCTGGCAAGGCCCCAGATTCCAGTGCTTTCCAGGGACGCTGTGGTCGGTCCTGCTTCTTGGAGGTCTGATCCAGGCTGGGGCAGTGTGTTTTCTTCctaccctgggccctggccctgggccaAGGCCACCTGTGGGGCCAGGTCTGACCCTCAGAACAGTGATAGACAGCCTGCCTTGCTCAGTGGCCTGCCACTCTCTGGTTGGGGCCAGACCTGCTCCAAGGACCACACTGGGGAGGGGCaggccaccatgctcagctaggAGCCTGTGCAGCTGGTTCTGGCTCTCGCCAGGAGGTTCCAGAGCTCCTGCTTGTGCCCCAGTTTGGGTGTTGACTGCACACCACCAGAGCTGATTAAATCCCAGAAGGAAAACATGCCCGACTGCATTTCCTACTGGGTCCAGCAAGCCACGGGCAGCTTCCTGGGCCCCTGCCCACTGCCTGCTGCCCAGCAGGGAGCGGTGCCACCTGCAGCAGCCGGCTCCCCACTGGCTGAGTGGGTCAGGTGGGTGGGCCCTTCTTTCTGCCCTCTAGGAGCAGCAGCCTGTTGTTCCCTGGGTCTTTCTGGAGGGGTGCCGTGAGACCCAGTGCCCCTTCCCTGGACCCTGTCAGGAGGCTGGCTGGGCAGCTGGTCTTACCTCCTATTTCCGGGGTGTGT
This region of Ictidomys tridecemlineatus isolate mIctTri1 chromosome 11, mIctTri1.hap1, whole genome shotgun sequence genomic DNA includes:
- the Pex14 gene encoding peroxisomal membrane protein PEX14 isoform X2, translated to MASSEQAEQPSQPSSTPGGENVVPREPLIATAVKFLQNSRVRQSPLATRRAFLKKKGPVGSRWRDYGALAIIMAGIAFGFHQLYKKYLLPLILGGREDRKQLERMAASLSELSGSVAQTVTQVQTTLASVQELLRQQQQKVQELAHELATAKATTSTNWILESQNINELKSEINSLKGLLLNRRQFPPSPSAPKIPSWQIPVKSPSPSSPAAVNHHSSSDISPVSNESTSPSPGKESHSPEGSTATYHLLGPPEEGEGVVDVKGQVRMEVQGEEEKREDKEDEEDEEDDDVSHVDEEDVLGVQREDRRGGDGQINEQVEKLRRPEGASNENERD